In Astatotilapia calliptera chromosome 20, fAstCal1.2, whole genome shotgun sequence, one genomic interval encodes:
- the mbd6 gene encoding mucin-3A: MMGGSDTVSGDKDGVHTTAIHVPIGWQRRVEGGQVLYVSPSGTTLSNLEEVKTYLMTDGTCKCGLECPLIINKVFNFTVGVKVEQHSQPLGKAEQDMTKLCNHRRKVVAMAALCRSMQASQLPFASFHHPGNQEMSNRVDGRDTKGESTEREEEDRGIFCPKLHPVPARPQNNLHPNPCTSPKSSHHFIYPYNGSSSVLHPATNSHYPLDALRRLHHPAFSASSSSSSSSFPAYSTPQRSPCTPTPQSKSQSQRTPKTPETPVSPRLGPLSSPPPSSPVTLGGGGRGTQTRPHHPHVVIVGGSTPPSLSPSVHNMSMSPHQRSCHPSASPSSLSEQGGGLPAAGGTLMGNNLPQRRKSTSSSPHSPLPSGSPNPSPQLPKYKLEDILEQFKNSGNSSTNNHHLLNPNNPSLLTNQSSSNPHGLSSKSSKTPTSTAGSQVFGLNSAGPSSLPLGPYLNHHHSHQGKLPHPASFPASSLLSAAAKAQLANQITQGQRSNVASNAVSLASSLEVLKEAQQQQASKVTNSTLHNSHSPSSIASSRLPHPSLAAASTVFFPPSHSLVQSLASSSSHLPQSAERNTSYRKRQRRSPTVLSMLTDTKQLCNGLRKTPPEDAVSATVINLSSSSTSFPSSSLHSSSTSAVQNQNAIMLDNHHQLLSGQMPRFPAPRQTAQLSRPLHPNEALDFTTGPTPTATPLGLDPPTQPLSALLHLLSLQNAQATVSASSSALAQSGSVSVEGGGHTNKQSLKQSPSSPTHQSNVRDSSTRSPCRTDNTNSPPLSPQPLSPPPPSSQFTSAQSHLHRQSTKSTPLQKDSSCTVLPNSDFHNSSSPSQQTPPSPFGKHQRTDNHIPSVDPASHSSLQVASPQGTVTREIISKNEPTSVDLSHPQGSVPVGVSTSPKPLDLSNHVLAILAASSNVPQGEGNSSSHTSDVETSSPGNQTAGTEESEFGDPKIFTLTKPPATSPGLTSSSRQGENHSPPNPSAVGDSATPLSLAEAFPFMNQEQLLQLLSSTGGVPSVLDPTVLASLPLGGLWLGGQHAQVPPASVAPQPPHNLSDQQSEQQQQQLLITQQEDAQQQHQDQQQKQLQINNNHLFPLLPLLSGAQGEFPLNLLGLLNPLPAPASAPSAVQEADLTEKPNLHALLMASLLQQQASLLPLSALGQLSQVSLEVPIQQSQQISTTLEGLSLDKTSGLLDPSTLTGPGLLEVTQGLLPIPAGAEGSIQALQSLLIPATLPPPSAAFLPLSPALLTAALSSAELHPPPNTQLAPAQQTQHTQPQVPTDAGVDTLIPVSLQSKDNPILQQLLPTLLNSAILGDLPGLTGLHNIVGIGAGSILLPPVQASALGMPLLQGHDGAINLLNNIQLNLAPASEGEKPVSLQEVQSPAPQEDIPASQITPEVIPSPVPALAPAPAQESTPGSQRGSEGRSVIDPYTSFMDTIYTSFLQVSAKEQEDGAHLGPSDPTSPFCALPPVSFPVEHHTPSTTVPTLPQASAPVSLSPRRACSLRNPDLSRLSLEAAAHSPAQGTPKPTEDGSVSPLQRKPVMVEGHTHPEPPLPPIYLEEAKTDCAGPAASMCPYVDPGVDRQGHLPQVGYLSPGDGCNSRPTEETTGTLLHSEQGMDQAGAAAGARRGRKRKQTLQNVLEDFRDVDATALEETKATTALLKPERSVRGRRRRGARSQRQ; this comes from the exons TCCCAGTGGCACAACCCTGTCCAATCTGGAAGAGGTCAAGACCTATCTGATGACTGATGGCACCTGCAAATGTGGCCTCGAGTGTCCTCTCATCATCAACAAG GTTTTCAACTTCACAGTGGGTGTGAAGGTGGAACAGCACAGCCAGCCACTGGGCAAAGCAGAGCAGGACATGACCAAACTCTGTAATCATCGCAGGAAAGTGGTGGCAATGGCTGCCCTGTGTCGGAGTATGCAGGCTTCACAGCTGCCCTTTGCCAGCTTTCATCATCCAGGTAACCAAG AGATGAGCAATCGGGTGGACGGTCGTGATACAAAGGGCGAATCCACAGAGCGTGAAGAAGAGGACCGTGGCATTTTCTGTCCCAAACTCCATCCAGTCCCAGCTCGACCCCAGAACAACCTTCACCCAAACCCCTGCACCAGTCCTAAATCCTCTCACCATTTTATTTATCCTTACAATGGCTCCTCCTCTGTCCTTCACCCAGCCACAAACTCTCACTATCCACTAGATGCCTTGAGAAGACTTCACCATCCTGCTTTCTCAGCATCCTCCAGTTCTTCCTCCAGCTCATTTCCAGCGTACAGCACCCCCCAGAGGTCACCCTGTACTCCCACTCCTCAAAgcaaaagtcaaagtcaaagaacACCTAAAACCCCAGAGACTCCTGTTTCTCCTCGGCTAGGACCCCTCTCTTCACCTCCCCCCTCGTCCCCTGTTACCcttggtggaggaggaagaggaacacAGACTCGCCCTCATCATCCTCATGTTGTAATTGTGGGAGGTTCTAccccaccctccctctctccctctgtccatAACATGTCTATGTCTCCACACCAGCGCTCCTGCCACCCATCAGCTTCTCCATCCTCTCTGTCTGAGCAGGGAGGAGGCTTACCAGCAGCAGGAGGAACGCTGATGGGAAATAACTTGCCTCAGAGAAGGAAATCCACCTCTTCCTCTCCACACTCCCCACTTCCCAGTGGCTCTCCAAACCCCAGCCCCCAGCTTCCCAAATACAAGCTGGAAGACATCTTGGAGCAGTTCAAGAACTCAGGCAATAGCAGCACTAATAATCACCACCTCCTAAACCCTAATAATCCCTCCTTACTGACCAACCAAAGCAGTAGTAACCCTCATGGTCTTTCCTCAAAGTCCTCAAAGACTCCAACCTCCACTGCAGGATCACAAGTGTTTGGGTTGAACTCTGCAGGGCCCTCTAGTTTACCTCTGGGGCCATATCTGAACCACCACCATAGCCATCAGGGCAAGCTGCCACATCCAGCTTCTTTCCCTGCGAGTAGcctcctctctgcagctgcCAAGGCTCAGCTGGCTAACCAGATAACCCAGGGCCAGAGGTCAAATGTGGCCAGCAATGCAGTGAGCTTGGCCTCTTCTCTGGAGGTCCTGAAAGAGGCACAGCAGCAACAGGCATCAAAGGTAACAAACAGCACTTTACATAACAGCCACTCTCCCTCCTCCATTGCTTCTTCTAGGCTTCCCCATCCCTCCCTTGCAGCAGCCTCGACTGTTTTCTTTCCTCCATCCCACTCTCTGGTCCAGTCCCTGGCTTCCTCCTCGTCCCATCTGCCACAATCAGCAGAGCGTAACACATCGTATAGGAAGCGGCAGCGTCGATCTCCCACAGTCCTCAGCATGCTAACAGACACCAAGCAGCTCTGTAATGGGCTGCGGAAGACCCCACCAGAAGATGCTGTTTCTGCTACAGTTATCAATCTTTCCTCCTCGTCCACTTcattcccctcctcctccttgcaTTCTTCCTCTACCTCAGCTGTGCAGAATCAGAATGCCATCATGTTGGATAACCATCATCAACTCCTCTCTGGGCAGATGCCCAGGTTCCCTGCTCCTCGACAGACGGCACAGCTTTCCAGGCCTCTGCACCCAAATGAGGCCCTGGACTTCACTACAGGACCGACACCCACAGCCACCCCTCTTGGCTTGGATCCTCCAACCCAGCCTTTGTCTGCCCTGTTACACCTGCTCAGTTTGCAGAATGCGCAGGCCACAGTCTCAGCATCCAGCTCTGCCTTAGCTCAGTCTGGATCTGTGTCTGTTGAAGGAGGTGGACACACTAATAAACAGAGCCTCAAGCAGTCACCTTCATCTCCAACCCATCAGTCTAATGTCAGGGACTCGTCGACTCGGTCACCTTGCCGAACAGATAACACTAATTCTCCCCCATTGAGTCCACAGCCACTgtctcctcctcccccctcctctcAGTTCACATCAGCGCAGTCTCATCTTCATCGTCAGTCCACTAAGTCAACTCCTCTTCAAAAAGATTCTTCGTGCACAGTGTTACCAAACTCAGATttccacaacagcagcagcccaTCTCAGCAGACACCCCCATCTCCCTTTGGCAAGCATCAACGAACCGATAATCACATTCCTTCAGTAGATCCTGCTTCCCATTCATCTTTACAGGTTGCCTCACCTCAGGGCACTGTCACAAGAGAGATTATTAGTAAGAACGAACCTACGTCAGTGGACCTTAGTCATCCTCAAGGCAGTGTTCCTGTAGGGGTATCCACCTCCCCAAAGCCTCTAGATCTTAGCAACCACGTCCTGGCCATTCTCGCAGCATCTTCTAATGTTCCCCAAGGGGAGGGCAACTCTTCCAGCCATACCTCTGATGTTGAGACGTCTTCCCCAGGAAATCAAACTGCAG GAACGGAGGAGTCTGAATTTGGGGACCCAAAGATCTTCACATTGACCAAACCTCCAGCCACCAGTCCCGGGCTCACTAGCTCCTCTCGTCAAGGAGAGAATCACAGTCCTCCTAACCCTTCAGCTGTAGGTGACTCAGCCACTCCTTTAAGTCTGGCAGAGGCCTTTCCCTTCATGAACCAAGAGcagctgctccagctgctgtcGTCTACAGGAGGAGTACCATCTGTCCTGGACCCCACAGTCCTGGCTTCATTGCCCCTAGGGGGCCTTTGGTTGGGAGGACAACATGCACAAGTACCTCCTGCCAGTGTTGCACCGCAGCCACCACATAATCTGTCAGACCAGCAGTcagagcagcaacagcagcagttaCTGATAACACAGCAAGAAGATGCACAGCAGCAACACCAAGACCAACAACAAAAGCAACTGCAGATTAACAACAATCATCTGTTTCCCTTGTTGCCCCTGTTGAGTGGTGCCCAAGGGGAGTTCCCTCTGAACCTTTTAGGGCTGCTGAATCCACTTCCAGCCCCAGCGTCAGCCCCTTCTGCAGTGCAGGAGGCTGATTTGACAGAAAAACCCAACCTTCATGCTCTGCTAATGGCCTCCTTGTTGCAACAGCAGGCTTCCTTGTTACCTCTATCTGCGCTGGGTCAGTTGAGCCAGGTCAGCTTGGAAGTTCCTATTCAGCAGTCACAGCAGATCTCTACTACATTAGAGGGCCTCAGTCTGGATAAGACCTCTGGCCTGCTGGACCCATCAACCCTAACTGGGCCAGGGCTCTTGGAGGTCACTCAGGGCCTCCTTCCTATTCCTGCAGGAGCTGAAGGCTCTATCCAAGCCCTTCAGTCTCTACTCATTCCCgccactcttcctcctccctctgcaGCCTTCCTGCCCCTCAGCCCTGCCTTGCTCACTGCTGCCCTGAGCTCTGCTGAGCTCCACCCGCCTCCCAATACCCAATTAGCTCCTGCACAGCAAACCCAACATACCCAACCTCAG GTACCCACAGATGCTGGTGTTGACACGCTCATACCCGTATCTCTTCAAAGCAAGGACAACCCCATCCTCCAACAGTTACTCCCCACTTTGCTGAACTCTGCTATATTAG GAGATCTTCCTGGCCTCACAGGCCTCCATAACATTGTGGGGATTGGAGCTGGTTCCATTCTTCTACCACCAGTCCAGGCCTCTGCTTTGGGGATGCCACTGCTACAGGGCCATGATGGAGCAATCAACTTACTCAACAACATACAG CTGAACCTTGCTCCAGCCTCAGAGGGAGAGAAGCCAGTATCCTTGCAGGAAGTGCAAAGCCCTGCCCCACAGGAAGACATACCAGCCAGTCAAATCACTCCTGAAGTGATCCCAAGTCCTGTTCCAGCTCTAGCTCCAGCTCCTGCCCAAGAATCCACTCCAGGCTCTCAgcgaggatctgagggcagatcTGTCATTGATCCTTATACTTCTTTTATGGACACGATTTATACCTCTTTTCTTCAAGTCAGTGCTAAAGAGCAGGAAGATGGGGCCCATTTGGGGCCATCTGACCCCACTTCACCCTTCTGTGCCTTACCTCCAGTTTCTTTTCCTGTGGAGCACCATACACCGTCCACAACTGTCCCAACTCTGCCACAGGCAAGTGCCCCAGTTTCCCTTAGCCCACGGCGGGCTTGTTCCCTACGCAACCCAGACTTATCCCGACTTAGTCTGGAAGCAGCAGCCCATTCTCCAGCCCAAGGGACACCCAAACCCACTGAAGATGGGTCTGTGTCCCCCTTACAAAGGAAACCAGTTATGGTAGAGGGACATACTCACCCAGAACCTCCTCTTCCACCTATATACTTGGAGGAGGCCAAGACAGACTGTGCTGGGCCTGCTGCATCTATGTGCCCTTATGTAGATCCAGGTGTGGATAGGCAGGGGCATCTTCCCCAAGTAGGGTATCTCAGTCCTGGGGATGGATGCAATAGTAGGCCCACTGAAGAGACAACTGGGACATTGCTGCACTCTGAACAGGGAATG GACCAAGCAGGAGCAGCGGCTGGAGccagaagaggaaggaaaaggaaacaaac GCTTCAGAATGTGTTAGAAGACTTCAGAGACGTGGATGCTACAGCACTAGAGGAAACCAAGGCTACA ACAGCACTGCTGAAGCCTGAGAGGTCAGTGCGCGGCAGGCGGCGACGAGGCGCCAGGTCTCAAAGGCAGTGA